A genomic stretch from Acropora palmata chromosome 13, jaAcrPala1.3, whole genome shotgun sequence includes:
- the LOC141864227 gene encoding uncharacterized protein LOC141864227 — MSWARDEWKLDLPTKALKKITELENDAENLRKNKQQQQFQLESVSGALQKQKQVIADEKNMNANLRCEIQELTRNFNELENENDKMQVDLKAKDNKIALLEDQLQKVRTNLKEEGEKKAELIKKLDEQFVHVEGKDNDTQNLRKEMETLKSAREKVNKELETAKEKVENLCEEIDALKDQLQQRDDLLTEHSIEEENASIVDTSDPNSVPSVGAAFLEILKRENNALISDNEELKAQIEQIKNVLREKEKEMERVMEKLASSHAEKEKAFNELKTREREIVILEKKLHDHEKLDRLGKTAQLKEGVDVKRKDAEKAEKLSSELERSLNKLKNLETELTQCTYEIKAKQDRIDTLEEESVRITEELASQKRQKSCAMDSYLELTTSMKEKEQKIKEIEGDNLELKKQLKAQIEKNEIIGSENSCLKEELGRAEERFTNTEQSYLLVSAALNESRKVMTRHKLVKGSEPLGEGETIEKLNNRKKSSGGVKSSDMNSKCRNCDQLKARIHDQQEVYFQKIRELQTCIRDLRADKEVLERKVVSQRD, encoded by the exons ATGAGCTGGGCTAGAGATGAATGGAAACTTGATTTGCCGACGAAAGCGCTAAAAAAGATAACTGAACTGGAAAATGATGCTGAAAATTTGCGCAAAaacaagcaacaacaacagtttcAGCTGGAAAGCGTTTCGGGTGCTTTGCAGAAACAGAAGCAAGTTATTGCTgatgaaaaaaacatgaatgcAAATCTACGTTGTGAGATACAAGAGCTAACGCGAAACTTCAACGaactggaaaatgaaaacgacAAGATGCAAGTTGATCTAAAAGCAAAGGACAATAAAATTGCATTGTTGGAGGATCAGTTGCAGAAAGTCAGAACGAATCTGAAAGAAGAGggggaaaaaaaagcagaatTGATAAAGAAACTTGATGAGCAATTTGTTCATGTCGAAGGAAAGGACAATGACACCCAGAACCTCAGAAAGGAGATGGAAACATTGAAGTCCGCCCGGGAAAAAGTCAACAAGGAGCTTGAGA CCGCTAAagagaaagttgaaaatcttTGCGAAGAAATTGATGCCCTAAAAGATCAGCTTCAACAGCGAGATGACCTTCTGACGGAACACTCCATAGAAGAAGAGAACGCGTCTATCGTTGATACCTCTGACCCAAATTCTGTACCATCCGTGGGCGCTGCCTTTCTAGAGATCTTAAAAAGGGAGAATAACGCTTTGATCAGCGACAACGAAGAACTCAAGGCTCAGATTGAACAGATAAAAAATGTCCTGCGGGAAAAGGAGAAAGAGATGGAACGGGTTATGGAAAAGTTAGCTTCTTCGCACGCAGAAAAGGAGAAAGCATTCAATGAGTTAAAGACAAGGGAAAGAGAGATTGTTATACTGGAAAAGAAGTTACATGACCACGAAAAGTTGGACAGGCTGGGGAAAACAGCACAACTCAAAGAAGGGGTTGATGTCAAGAGAAAAGATGCAGAGAAGGCTGAAAAACTTTCAAGTGAGCTTGAACGATCTttgaacaaattgaaaaatctCGAAACAGAATTAACACAGTGTACATACGAAATCAAAGCCAAACAAGACAGAATCGACACACTAGAAGAAGAAAGTGTGCGAATAACAGAAGAACTGGCTTCGCAGAAGCGACAGAAGAGTTGTGCAATGGATTCATACCTTGAGTTGACCACTTcaatgaaggaaaaagaacaaaagatcAAGGAAATAGAAGGGGACAACCTGGAACTGAAAAAGCAACTTAAGGCACAGATTGAAAAGAACGAGATTATTGGTTCAGAGAACAGCTGCTTGAAAGAGGAACTTGGGAGAGCAGAAGAAAGGTTTACAAACACGGAGCAGTCGTATCTTTTAGTTTCAGCCGCGCTCAATGAAAGTAGAAAGGTCATGACGAGACATAAGTTGGTTAAGGGCAGTGAACCTCTTGGAGAGGGAGAAACAATAGAGAAACTgaacaacaggaaaaagagTTCTGGTGGTGTGAAATCAAGCGACAtg AACTCGAAGTGTCGCAACTGCGACCAGCTGAAGGCACGAATTCATGACCAACAAGAAGTTTATTTCCAAAAGATTCGGGAGCTCCAGACGTGCATACGGGATCTGAGAGCAGATAAAGAAGTCCTCGAAAGAAAAGTTGTCAGTCAAAG AGATTAG
- the LOC141864529 gene encoding uncharacterized protein LOC141864529 → MEEMIREKENFFNMVKRFFKEHETMKYHAQVCLQDLTQVQQCFQNCSEGAKEVISHADSFENVAHRMSLLKSLLLSVLDEFARPLNGQDREPVAERDGSPPEPCIRAEMSWDNYDREEAFRAFKGDVDDILQQLERDKKMAEKEADEQRELRRARLALKQVRKRSRQEIESVLSQEDDTKAFQEDPRQSAQKGSTERTRIDMEYLIDVIRDLISGHLEEQEMKMGENFKRLENKIITQRCHLVPVMDNLKQPGAENFKDVADGRFAIGELEIVRRKVLDVQKSIKQLVGSLAETDKEKKSVESKIDSLNGELCRKESLYRDKCEDMKRAAKTASENEVTLRSRIEGLTIEKDELNAELRRVAAVLKKKEVELVEKCQELKHVQAACKDEKRGLQNRLTSLEQENDGLWLECKEADKRAEIKDREFKELVDRLKASQGYLNTMFNSLSSMDDELQRARDIRKESGHI, encoded by the exons atggaagaaatgataCGGGAGAAAGAAAACTTCTTTAATATGGTGAAAAGATTCTTTAAAGAGCACGAGACTATGAAATACCATGCCCAAGTTTGCCTGCAAGACTTAACACAAGTTCAGCAATGTTTTCAG aattgcTCGGAGGGAGCTAAGGAAGTAATCAGTCACGCCGACTCATTTGAAAATGTGGCCCATCGAATGTCGCTGTTGAAATCGTTGCTGCTGTCAGTTTTGGACGAATTTGCTCGGCCACTGAATGGCCAAGACAGAGAACCAGTTGCAGAAAGAGACGGCTCACCACCTGAGCCATGCATAAGAGCAGAGATGTCCTGGGACAACTATGACAGAGAAGAGGCATTCAGAGCATTCAAAGGAGACGTGGACGATATTCTGCAACAACTTGAGAGAGACAAGAAAATGGCTGAGAAAGAAGCGGACGAACAACGCGAGCTCAGACGGGCTCGCTTGGCCCTTAAACAGGTTAGAAAACGATCCCGGCAGGAAATTGAAAGCGTTCTGTCCCAAGAGGATGATACGAAGGCTTTTCAAGAGGACCCGCGACAAAGCGCGCAGAAGGGGTCCACGGAAAGAACTCGGATCGACATGGAGTACTTGATTGACGTCATCAGGGACTTGATAAGCGGACACCTAGAAGaacaggaaatgaaaatggGCGAGAATTTCAAGCGCTTGGAAAATAAGATTATAACTCAACGTTGCCACCTTGTCCCCGTCATGGATAACTTAAAGCAACCCGGCGCAGAAAACTTTAAAGATGTTGCGGACGGGAGATTTGCGATTGGCGAGTTAGAAATTGTAAGGCGTAAGGTTTTGGATGTGCAGAAAAGCATCAAACAGCTAGTAGGATCACTGGCCGAAAcagataaagaaaagaaatctgTCGAGTCTAAAATTGATTCGTTGAATGGAGAACTCTGTCGGAAAGAGTCCCTTTACAGAGATAAATGCGAAGATATGAAAAGGGCGGCGAAAACAGCTTCCGAAAACGAGGTGACACTACGAAGTAGGATCGAGGGATTAACAATAGAAAAAGACGAACTCAACGCGGAGCTCCGAAGAGTTGCAGCAgttctgaaaaagaaagaagtcGAACTAGTGGAGAAATGTCAGGAGCTGAAGCACGTGCAGGCTGCGTGCAAAGATGAAAAGCGCGGGCTACAAAATAGGTTGACTTCCTTGGAACAAGAGAATGATGGACTGTGGTTAGAATGCAAAGAGGCAGATAAACGAGCGGAAATCAAGGATAGAGAGTTCAAAGAGCTTGTAGACCGACTGAAAGCTAGTCAAGGATATTTGAACACCATGTTCAATAGTTTAAGTAGCATGGACGATGAGCTACAGAGAGCCAGAGATATTAGAAAAGAGAGCGGACACATTTGA
- the LOC141864531 gene encoding uncharacterized protein LOC141864531 — protein sequence MDDDLELEHEGAAPGSTSQPVRRNISLKLKAKTGSASSLSSGKSKKKEGKSSERSRSGSDGDKESKKKQKSPGSSGSGKQEVVMRELKWDHQIVPIGQKVQDPLLHLCEKCSLPILVYGRLSPCKHSFCLTCAEKGNGKCPRCGEGVQRIERAPLGSVYVCSVGGSRYGISGCRRSYFSQRDLQSHIKRRHQREQGGGESDGGEEAENERAMFPQAVPFFPAPLRETLPAVAPHPIIPGDRPFGNVGTVPVLDGRHFPGVPTIPRETFFMEGPRQQHPVVSGFPSQPPAPAPMPHVPQGAFPRPEQGPSPRFEEIRVARPMNPGPIDEGFGPRPVGPGFPGRFPGPPRSDVDWIPPVRGERDWIPPLGRSDRDWIPPRSVGNMAPPGAPPQGRPAPGDPHFRPMF from the exons ATGGACGACG ATCTCGAACTGGAGCATGAAGGAGCAGCTCCAGGCTCAACTTCTCAGCCAGTTCGACGGAACATATCCTTGAAACTGAAGGCAAAAACGGGGTCGGCCAGCTCGCTGTCTTCtggtaaaagcaagaaaaaggaGGGGAAAAGTAGTGAAAGATCAAGAAGTGGATCAGATG GGGATAAAGAAAGTAAGAAGAAGCAAAAGTCACCTGGATCATCAGGATCAGGGAAGCAAGAGGTTGTTATGAGAGAACTTAAATGGGATCACCAG ATTGTTCCAATCGGACAGAAGGTGCAGGATCCTCTTCTTCATCTTTGTGAGAAGTGCTCTCTTCCCATTTTGGTGTACGGTCGACTT AGCCCCTGTAAACATTCTTTCTGTCTGACGTGTGCAGAAAAAGGAAATGGAAAGTGCCCAAG GTGTGGTGAGGGAGTGCAGCGCATCGAACGAGCACCGCTGGGTAGTGTGTATGTGTGTTCAGTTGGTGGAAGCCGCTATGGAATCTCGGGATGTCGTCGGAGTTATTTCTCCCAGAGAGACTTGCAGTCTCATATCAAGCGACGCCATCAGCGTGAGCAGGGCGGAGGGGAGAGTGACGGGGGAGAAGAAGCTGAGAATGAGCGCGCCATGTTTCCACAAGCAGTACCCTTCTTCCCTGCGCCGTTACGCGAGACTCTGCCAGCAGTAGCTCCACACCCAATAATACCTGGAGACAGACCTTTTGGTAATGTGGGCACTGTACCTGTTTTGGACGGGCGACATTTCCCCGGGGTACCCACAATTCCAcgagaaacatttttcatggAGGGACCTCGACAACAGCATCCTGTGGTCAGCGGTTTTCCTAGTCAACCTCCTGCCCCAGCCCCAATGCCTCATGTGCCTCAAGGTGCTTTCCCGCGGCCAGAGCAAGGGCCCTCGCCGAGATTTGAGGAAATAAGAGTAGCAAGACCGATGAACCCGGGACCCATTGATGAAGGGTTTGGACCTAGGCCAGTAGGACCCGGTTTTCCTGGAAGATTTCCCGGTCCACCAAGGTCCGATGTGGATTGGATTCCTCCTGTTCGGGGAGAAAGAGACTGGATTCCACCTCTTGGCCGGAGTGATAGAGACTGGATTCCACCACGAAGTGTGGGAAACATGGCTCCCCCAGGAGCCCCTCCTCAGGGAAGACCCGCCCCCGGAGACCCCCATTTCCGTCCCATGTTTTAA